One Buteo buteo chromosome 5, bButBut1.hap1.1, whole genome shotgun sequence DNA window includes the following coding sequences:
- the MSTN gene encoding growth/differentiation factor 8 isoform X2 — MQKLAISVYIYLFMLISVDPVALDDSSQPTENAEKDGLCNACTWRQNTKSSRIEAIKIQILSKLRLEQAPNISRDVIKQLLPKAPPLQELIDQYDVQRDDSSDGSLEDDDYHATTETIITMPTELFVQILRLIKPMKDGTRYTGIRSLKLDMNPGTGIWQSIDVKTVMQNWLKQPESNLGIEIKAFDENGRDLAVTFPGPGEDGLNPFLEVRVTDTPKRSRRDFGLDCDEHSTESRCCRYPLTVDFEAFGWDWIIAPKRYKANYCSGECEFVFLQKYPHTHLVHQANPRGSAGPCCTPTKMSPINMLYFNGKEQIIYGKIPAMVVDRCGCS, encoded by the exons ATGCAAAAGCTAGCAATCTCTGTTTATATTTACCTGTTCATGCTGATTTCAGTTGATCCAGTGGCTCTTGACGACAGTAGTCAGCCCACAGAGAACGCCGAAAAAGATGGACTGTGCAATGCTTGTACATGGAGACAGAATACAAAATCTTCCAGAATAGAAGCCATAAAAATTCAAATCCTCAGCAAACTGCGCCTGGAACAAGCTCCCAACATTAGCAGGGATGTTATTAAACAACTTTTACCCAAAGCTCCTCCACTACAGGAACTGATCGATCAGTATGACGTCCAGAGAGACGACAGTAGCGATGGCTCTTTAGAAGACGATGACTATCACGCCACCACCGAAACGATTATCACAATGCCTACGGAGT TGTTTGTGCAGATCCTGAGACTTATTAAACCCATGAAAGACGGTACAAGATATACTGGAATTCGATCTTTGAAACTTGACATGAACCCAGGCACTGGTATTTGGCAGAGTATTGATGTGAAGACAGTGATGCAAAATTGGCTCAAACAGCCTGAATCCAATTTAGGCATcgaaataaaagcttttgatgAGAATGGACGAGATCTTGCTGTAACTTTCCCAGGACCAGGTGAAGATGGATTG AACCCATTTTTAGAGGTCAGAGTTACAGACACACCAAAACGGTCCCGCAGAGATTTTGGCCTCGACTGTGACGAGCACTCGACAGAATCCCGGTGTTGTCGCTACCCGCTGACAGTGGATTTTGAAGCTTTTGGATGGGACTGGATTATCGCACCTAAAAGATACAAAGCCAATTACTGCTCTGGAGAATGcgaatttgtatttttacaaaaataccCGCACACTCACCTCGTACACCAAGCAAACCCCAGAGGTTCGGCAGGCCCTTGCTGCACACCCACCAAGATGTCCCCCATAAACATGCTGTACTTCAACGGGAAAGAACAAATAATATACGGCAAGATACCGGCCATGGTTGTAGATCGCTGCGGGTGCTCATGA
- the MSTN gene encoding growth/differentiation factor 8 isoform X1 has translation MQKLAISVYIYLFMLISVDPVALDDSSQPTENAEKDGLCNACTWRQNTKSSRIEAIKIQILSKLRLEQAPNISRDVIKQLLPKAPPLQELIDQYDVQRDDSSDGSLEDDDYHATTETIITMPTESDFLVQMEGKPKCCFFKFSSKIQYNKVVKAQLWIYLRQVQKPTTVFVQILRLIKPMKDGTRYTGIRSLKLDMNPGTGIWQSIDVKTVMQNWLKQPESNLGIEIKAFDENGRDLAVTFPGPGEDGLNPFLEVRVTDTPKRSRRDFGLDCDEHSTESRCCRYPLTVDFEAFGWDWIIAPKRYKANYCSGECEFVFLQKYPHTHLVHQANPRGSAGPCCTPTKMSPINMLYFNGKEQIIYGKIPAMVVDRCGCS, from the exons ATGCAAAAGCTAGCAATCTCTGTTTATATTTACCTGTTCATGCTGATTTCAGTTGATCCAGTGGCTCTTGACGACAGTAGTCAGCCCACAGAGAACGCCGAAAAAGATGGACTGTGCAATGCTTGTACATGGAGACAGAATACAAAATCTTCCAGAATAGAAGCCATAAAAATTCAAATCCTCAGCAAACTGCGCCTGGAACAAGCTCCCAACATTAGCAGGGATGTTATTAAACAACTTTTACCCAAAGCTCCTCCACTACAGGAACTGATCGATCAGTATGACGTCCAGAGAGACGACAGTAGCGATGGCTCTTTAGAAGACGATGACTATCACGCCACCACCGAAACGATTATCACAATGCCTACGGAGT CTGATTTTCTTGTACAAATGGagggaaaaccaaaatgttgCTTCTTTAAGTTTAGCTCTAAAATACAATATAACAAAGTAGTAAAGGCACAATTGTGGATATACTTGAGGCAAGTCCAAAAACCTACAACAGTGTTTGTGCAGATCCTGAGACTTATTAAACCCATGAAAGACGGTACAAGATATACTGGAATTCGATCTTTGAAACTTGACATGAACCCAGGCACTGGTATTTGGCAGAGTATTGATGTGAAGACAGTGATGCAAAATTGGCTCAAACAGCCTGAATCCAATTTAGGCATcgaaataaaagcttttgatgAGAATGGACGAGATCTTGCTGTAACTTTCCCAGGACCAGGTGAAGATGGATTG AACCCATTTTTAGAGGTCAGAGTTACAGACACACCAAAACGGTCCCGCAGAGATTTTGGCCTCGACTGTGACGAGCACTCGACAGAATCCCGGTGTTGTCGCTACCCGCTGACAGTGGATTTTGAAGCTTTTGGATGGGACTGGATTATCGCACCTAAAAGATACAAAGCCAATTACTGCTCTGGAGAATGcgaatttgtatttttacaaaaataccCGCACACTCACCTCGTACACCAAGCAAACCCCAGAGGTTCGGCAGGCCCTTGCTGCACACCCACCAAGATGTCCCCCATAAACATGCTGTACTTCAACGGGAAAGAACAAATAATATACGGCAAGATACCGGCCATGGTTGTAGATCGCTGCGGGTGCTCATGA